The stretch of DNA ATAGATGCGGCGCGGGGCAGCAGAGCTAATGGATGATGCAAGGCAGCCAGGGGCACCAAGAACCGGCGGGAAGTGGAGCCGAAACGAAAACGAGCGAAAATGACCTTCACACAAGGAAGTGACAAATCCCGTATATATGGCGGAAACGACCCAGAGTTTGCAGGATCCTGTAAATTTTTTTAAAGATGTCCCATTATACAGAATTTATTAGGGTGGCAAAGTCATCCACATCTGGTAAACCGACGATTATTATGTGGGCAGTGCTACGCGTCGATCGACGGATAATGAAAAAATATCCGCCGCCTCGCTGACCATTGGATGGACACCCTAATAGCCGTATGATGTGTCCACGTGAGCAACCATCACTTTGCAACAAAAGTGATGTTGCGGTATTTCTGCAACCGAGTTCTTGTTGCAAGAAATTCCCGCAACAGAGGTCTTGTTACAGAAAAATCCTGCAACAAAGCTCTTGTTGCAGAAATTTATCGCAACAAAGACCTTGTTGCAGAAAAATAATTTGAGTTTTTTATGAAACAGTGCTCTTCAATATGCCCTTTGCTGCAAAAACAAAACCGCCTCCAAAGCCTCGTCGCCTTCGAACACTCCGCCATAGGAGCTTGCACACCATGGCGATTGACTTCGCGGGCGTTACTGCAGCCCACAAGAGCTTGGGCGGCTAGATCCGGCGAGGAGATCGGCGGCGGCCGACATTCATGGTGGAGGCAGCCGACCGCGGCAGCGCTCGTGCTAGACCATGCTGTAACGGCATCGATTCCCATGTCGACAACATAGATTCTCATGGCTGGCTGCCTCCTTATCTGTTCGTGGGAGAGAAAtcgaaaaggaaaggaaaaaaatcaATCGTTGTAGAGATAGTGCTAAGTGGGCCTGACGCAGGACACGCGTCGCACGTATGAGATGACGGATGCTCGCGAGTTATCCGCCGGCTGAAGGCTAGAGTTTCCCTTATTAtgctggatggaactatatatagtCAGAAAAAAAGCAGAACCTTCGAGAGCTTTCGCTTGAAAAAAGCGACGCTTCGAGAGCGTTCCTGATCGTTCCCCCCTCGGCTTCACCTTCTTCCGGTTCCACAAGGCAATCCCCCCGAGTGCCGTTTCAATCACCGCAACCGCGCACGATCAGAATTCTCGCGCCTGAGGCGGACACCGTGATCCAGCCTTCCAGCCCTTTCGTGTCCGGCGGCCTCTCCACCCCAGTCCCCAGATTATGTCGACGCAGTCCATCTCGCCCGCCTCCGTGTCCGCGCAGTTCCCCTACCCTGCTACCGCCGCGGCGGCGGCCCCGTCGTACTTCCCCGTGCCCTTCCACCTCCAGACTTCGCAGTACCCCACCTGGCCGACGGTGGCCCCCGCGCAGCCGGCGCCGGCGTACAACGCCGTCTACCCCATGCCCCAAGTCCAGCAGGTAATAACTCCCCATTCGCGTGATTTGTTCCAGAGCTCCTCCTTGTAATTTGCTCCATGGACGGATCCTCCCTgtaatttgttggcatagtgagctAAGGTGGTCGGAGATCCGGTGGTGGGAGAGGATCTGGACGCCGCTGTGCGGCTTCTGAGGCTTGGGTCGCCTTTTAGGTTCGAAAACGCATCCAAAGCTGAACTAGTATTTCTTACTTCATTGCTAGCCAAGAAAAGAAATAGGGCGCTGTACAAAATAGCGCCGCCGCTGAAAATATGCTATTAGCGTGCTATAAGTTTTTCTTTGACACTAtgttagtgtcaaaaaacgtcttatattaagtcaTGGAGGGAGTATGGTTTAAGCTATGCAAAGACAAGGATGCTAAGTGATGAGTTATTTCCAACCGAGCATTAGGAGGTTATATGTTATTAACATTAGAGGGTTCTTTCGTAGATAGGTTAGTGAAAATGATCTTTATGTTATTGAACTGGTAGTAAGTACCAAGTCTCCTATTGAGTACTAATAAGtagccaattatgatattattataCAGGCACAACAACTGTTCCAGAGAGACTCGCAGATAATCAGCCCTGAGGCTCTCGCCACTGTGAAGGCTGCTATTGCAGATAATGACAAAGACAAGAAAGttgaagcaaacaaaaaggcagtcCCTCGAAAGGCAGCTGGGCAATGCTGGGAGGATCCGACGTTAGCTGACTGGCCTGAAAGTAAGCTCTCAGTCGTATTTTATAGGGCATTTTACCAAATGTTGCACTTCTATGATCTATATTAGAATGTAAAACATGGTAATGCAATATTTTTGTCACTTGTCTCTCTTAGCAATGAAGCTAACAAACAGCCAAAGCACCTTCCCTCTCCCGGACAAGATTAATGTTCTATGTGCTGTTCTTCTTCTAAGATAAATTGTTGTTTCATTTTTTTGTTAAAGGCGGGCTAAAGAGTTGATGCTTTCACATTGGATCTAGGTGGGCTTGCTGATGATATAGTAAACATTTTGCAATTATCTCTATCCTTACATAAATTGTTCTATTGTGCGTTAAAGGCTAAATTGATCTCTTGTGGATACATTTGCAATTTGCTATTTACATGGACAATTGTGGAAAATGTGATATAAATATTTTGAATTAACCTTTATACATATTTTGAACAATTCTCTGTGATTATTTGTTATGGTTATTTGAGAAGGCTAAAAAAACAAAGAGCCAGCTTCCTTGCTCTTATTGCACCCATCTGTTTGTAATCTGTATAAGCTAACATAGTTAAAATATTTAAATATATCTCAGCTCTGGCAGATTGACCGGCATTTGTTTATGATTTTTCAATGAGCAtaaaatcaagcatgataattcacTTTAATCATGGTTGGTATTTGGCAAGACAAAAAATTTCTGTTCGGATGAAATTATATCAAATTATCAGTTTCTTAGAGCGTCTTCATCCCTAACACCCACAATCTAGCCACTATGGTAGATAGATCACCTTTTTATCTCAGTTAACGCCTCTAAGCCTCGCTGACCATATCTCTTAGGATCACCTCTAGTGTCAAGGGCTATAAATTTTAATACTGTATTTGATTTGAAGTTGACATACTTTAAACAAATTAAAGTTAATTACCTTATTATTGGTGGTTGTGATGTTTTCAAATGCAACTTAGGATTTGTATTTGCTGTGTCAGTGCAGGTGTCTCGTCTTCTGCTTGTACTGGTTATTAGTAGTTGTGTCATTTGATTGCTTTCCATTGTATGAGTATTTCTGTGCCTTTCATATTTGCAATTCTCACTTCCCTCCCGTGGACAGATGACTTCCGTTTGTTTTGTGGTGATCTTGGAAATGAAGTGAATGATGATGTTCTGACCAAGACTTTTTCaaaatatccatccttcaacatggCTAAGGTGAGTCTTGCCTCTTCTACCTATGACATCTATTCTATCTCTTTATTTGTAGTGATCTGATTATGAACACATGATGCATCAGGTTATACGGGATAAGTCTACCGGTAAAACTAAAGGCTACGGGTTCGTTAGTTTTGCCAATGCATCGGATCTTGCAGCAGCACTGAAAGACATGAACGGTAAATATGTTGTATTAGGTAGCCTTTTATTTACTAAATTTGTCCTTGTACTGCAGTCAAACTTATGTACTGCTAACCAGGTAAATATGTTGGAAATCGACCAATCAAGCTACGGAAGAGCACATGGAAGAGTAGAATAGACTACGAAGCTTTGCTGAAGCCGAAGGTTAGTTCCCATGACTGTCTTTGTGAGGCCTACTCTACTACTCATATGCTGGTGCTCATTTAACTGATCTGTGCCAAATGCCTGCAGACTCGGCCACAGAAGAAGCTCAAAGTGCAACCAAGAAGTGTTTTACACAAGTGAAGCAAATAATTCTCCTTGTTCGTCATCACAGTATCCACAATGATGTTCAATGCGCATATTCAACAGTTGATGTAAGCCTTTAGCTTTGCACGTGTCAGTGCATTCCAGTTTATGATTGTAATGTAGGTGTAAATATCCAAATGACTAGTGTCTTTGTGGACATCAACTATGTATTTTGATGAATGATTGATTGCAAATGCTATGGATTGTTCTTCTCGCTAGAGAATAATTTGTTTGGGAAACCATTTTTTGCCACAGCTGCTAACAAATGACCTCCAAAAGTGAGGCGGTGTAGATTTTctttttggaaaacttttgatctattcatTTTGAATCATGATAGTATAACGAATACTAAAAATAATGAAAATTACATTTAGATCCAAAGATCACCGATGACTATAAGCAGTGAACCCCGTCATCTTCTGACGAGTGTTGTAGTAGATAGACACCCGGATAGTTATCATGCTAAGCCAGTAGAGGACCAATGTACCAAAACAACAACTGCCGATAACGAGAACAACGACGAAAACACATAGATGGGGAGGATCCAGCCTCAAGACATGAACTAGGCAAAACCCTTGGAGGACCACCGCACACGAACGCCGATCGTATCCGAGTAGATCCATCAAAGATATCAACCGAGCTAATTCTGCAAGATCCATCGAAGACAGTTCCACACACCCTCTGATGATTTTAGACCACCATTGAAACAGGTTAGGCGGGGAAAACCTTATTTTATCTTCACACGCCCTCCGACGATGCACCATTGGAATGGGGGCTAGGCAGAGAGAACCTTAtttcacaaaccctaacaaaagcaAAGGAAACATCTAAAAACATACCCCTCCCGCAGCAAGGGTCTACCACGCCCCCATGGCCCGACACAAGGTGGACCGCCGGCATCTTTTTTGAAGGAGGCAGCGGCACAAGGTCCATAATTAATTCGGTTGCCCTAATGTGCTCAAAACAGGCTAGAATTTTCATGTTTACTAATTCACACTGCTTTAAAAGTTGCATAAAAAACATACTCTTAATTTGTATCTTAGTCTCACCACTTGTACAACAGTTTATAAGCGTAATGACAAGACCACCACATATCTGCATCCTCTGCATTCTCCTCAGTTACATCAACAGGTAAAATGGTTGACTTGGCTGACAACCAAGTGACTTCACAAGTTAATTTTGATACCATGCATCCATTCATTTCATTCTGTATGTAAGTAGCTATGGGTCATGAACACCCACACATTTTGACAGACTTATTATTCGTCTATAATTTTCTGAAGATCAGTATGCCACAATAAAATTTGAGAAAATAGCAAGACTTGATATTCTGTGATGATTATCGATGTGTATTGCATCAAGAAGCCTTCATGTCATCGAGTCCAACACTGGCCTGCAAGAAGTGTAGACGTGGTGGAAGATTGTCATTAAAGGCAAACAATATAGATAATAATACCGTCTTCAGATGAATGAAGGCCATACCAGGAAGTCATGATTCTCCTTAAGAAAGGGATAAAAGGTGGTGCAGAATTTCTCAATGTCTGCTTTGATGTCACCCGTTCCACTAATTACCTCCATAAATTTATCTTTGTTAGGAGCAAGCTTCATAGCCACCTGCAATGTCCTCATACGAGTGATTCATCAAAGAAAAAACACAAAGGGAAGGCAAGGTAACCAATATGTATAGACATGATAATAAATAACAGCCATGTTGCCCCAGTTTCGTCAGGAAATCTAACAATAGGATAGCAGAAGTACCATTTCAACAGACTAGTCAATAGGCAAACTAGTCAAGTATTCATGTCGCATTTTTCTAACACAAAAAACTTCTGAGAAACTCCAACAAAGCAAAGCTCTTCTTAAGTTAATAATGGAAGTGATGTATTGTTCTCTATGATCACTAAGCCAGCTAAATACCTGTGTGCTTTGTGATACAAATAAAAATGTATGACCGATCATGTTAAGCCAAAGCTATCAGCTGACTACGTCTGTTTGCTAATCCGAGTTCCGCCTACGCTTACCCTGAACTATCGTGACAGACCTACATAACCACCATCAGTACCATTTCAATAGACTAGTCAATTGGCTTCACAATTCGCCTAGTCATGCTTCTTTGTGACATGCCATGCATTAGAGATTTTTAGGAGGTAGTTAAGTTGGTTTGATAAGGGGCTTCATTGTGTTTCAGTTTTTAAATGGAATCTGTAATAATGTTGGAAACAGATGTTGGAGGCCTCAATGAACAGACACCGATTCCCATATAATAGTATTAAAGGAGATAAAGAGAACTTCATCAGTGACTAAATTTTGTTCACTCAATGGACAAAAAAGGGTTGGCAACTTAGTAAACAGAAAATACCCCCTGTTTATTCATCTATGGCGCCTTCCATTAAAATATGGCCATCAGCTTAATGTAGAAAGAGTCAAAGAATAGCCAATGTTTTATGCATCCACAGTGCCTTCAGTTGAAACATGGCCAGTAACTTAAATACAAAGAGTAGCCAAGGTTTATTCATCTATGGTGCCTTCAATTGGATAACACTAGTCGTCCCTTTACTTTATGCATCTATGATGATGAAATATTTATTCGGACACTAAATGCAGAGTTATATAATCCATCCTCTGATAAGAAGTGCTTCAGCAATAGCTATTGAATAGCACTATAATTGCTTAGTTCATGATGACACCATGTATGTGCTGATTATGTGACTCAAAATGTGGAATATTATACCGTAAAACTGGAGCTGGCGAGCCAGCCATGCCATTTCTTCAGAGTTTTTGTGTATGAATCAGTACATGCTTGACTCATAGTCCAGTCTGGATGGTCAAGCAGATTACGGAACAGTTCAACAAGGAAGTCCATAGCCCTGAAAGCAAAAAATATGAGTAAACACAAGTACACCAATGGGAATCTCGATTAAGCTGCAGTAGAAGAGGCAAATTACGCAAGAGAaattgaagaacctcgtgagccatAGAAGTCCATTTGTGCAGCTTGATGAACCTTTTGCGGTCTTCTTTTCAACTTCTTCTTGGACCATGGTGTACAAGTGCTCATATTTTGTCGGGTCTGAAGAGTACTTGTTCTCCAACCTCTGACAGGAGAGAATGAGGTCAGTCGTCAGGAAAAGAAACATGAAATGTAAATTCTCATTCACATGTTTTGAAGATAGGATCCTTACCGTGATATTACCTCCAATATCACTCTTCACAATTGCCATAGCAGCACCAAATTTATCTGGTGTTTAAAAGCAGAGAACAACAAATGGAAAATAAGTAACACTCTGAAGGAATTTCTTGTTTAAGAAATACCACTAAGACTGCACCAAAACAAAAAGTTAGCCACACTTGTTAGAATAGAAGATATTTGATGTAGGCCTGTGCAGTTTGGGCCAACACAAAAGTTTTCATTTAGGGACTTGCTTTGACTTACAAAAGCACAGCACAGACTGGTACTATACGACTTTAAGATTTACCAGCATACAATGAAAACTTTGAGAATAAGAAAGACAGCTTTACTGGACCACGACAAACCTAGCATGTTCTCTCATAGGTCACAAATCAATTCTGCTCAAGTGACAGGTGTACCAAATCAGTTATTTGGAGGACTAATGTACATTAAACAATTTAGAGCAGCCCAGCACACACAAAACACAACTTTCGCAAAAAGGTTGATGATAGTTTGAAAGCTCTTTCCAGCAATAAAAAAAGAAGTTTGAAAGCTCAATGATGCAGCAACTAATAAGTCACAGCAGTACTAAGCTCCCAGTGAAATCAATAAGGGCAAAAGCATAAACCAAGAAAGTCATCTCCCTATGCCAAAGGCCCTGATATAACtatttgttactccctccgttcacaaatataagatgttttggatatttcaatatggactacatagaaCTGAAATGAGTGAgcaaacacactaaaacgtgtctacaGACATTCGATTCAGAAAAAGGCTTACATTTACGAACAAAGTACTTATTTAGAACTACAAATCTCAAGAGCAGTACAAACAATTGTCCACTGACGATGCTAGTCTCAAACTGGGGAACAACTTGTTTCGGCAATGTTATGTGCATTAATTTTACTCAGGTTGTTCACTGCTGCAGCCTACTACTGAACTAAACACGGTAGGTAATCAGAAATTCATCAGTAAAGCAACTCGGCTACTGATCCCAGCCTCGTGCTGTTTAGCACTCCAACGCATGACAAAGAGGTGGGAAATATGAGCAGAGGGAGTTACCCAGGACAGGCAAGATTTGCTTGCAGACATCAAGGAAGGGCTTGGCGAGCATGACCCCGCTGTCCGACCTGACGTGCTTCATCCCTTCCAAACACGGAGCGAACACCGTCTCGGCCATCTCTCTCTACCTGCAGGAACCAACAAACGCGTCAACCCACCACGCTGAAAACCGGTGATCCGGCAATAATCTTACAGCCACTATGCCAAAGCACTCGGTATTCTGTAATCAGCGAGCTCGGTGTGAGAGTCCGATCCGTAAGCATCGCTGTAACATAACCCGAGATACCATGGATGAGATCAAACCTCCACGAACCGCATAGGCTGCCGTCCCAAGTCAACAAATGCGAAGAGAAGAAAGAAACCGTCGCTGATCTAACCTTAGGGGAGAGAAACAGATCCGAAACTCACAGCGCAGCTACTGAACACAAACTGAAGAAAGATGGCCACTCACCGCTCCACGATCTCGCAAACAGCGATGTTTTTCGCCTTCTCTGGTGCAACCTTGGGCGAGGGAACTGCAGGAGAGAAGCCTTGCCGGTCGGTGGAGGGAGGAATCTAGCAGGGGAGGAAGTGCGATGTGGGGGAGGAAGAAGATGCCGAGTGGAGGCCACGACCCCGGACTGATCTGTTTTACTACTGCGGAATCTGTGTCCTGACTGCCTTTTTTTTAAATTGTGTCCTGCCTATCTTTTTTCTCATAAATGCCAACACATATAGACTCATCTTTACTCCTAATGAACGAGTTGATATTTTCGGTGAgttttttcgtctctcctcccaccacccctcccACCCTGGTTCGCGATttattttcgctggtttttttcgtcttttctcccaccaccccctcccaccctggtccatcagtttatttttctctccgctctttattacaaccagaactttcctaacgtataacaaatcacggatctgactttcttaaattatgcaaatcaatctaTTTCTTTTATTGATTCAATTTGTCTtaagaaacaaataacagattttcagtaaacaaataatacattttaatctaactttcttaaattatgcaaatcaatcgattccttttgtAGGTtcaatttgttttaggaaacaaataacagattttcacaaaacaaataatacattttaatctaactttcctaacttatctaaatcaatcgatttaTCTTATTAgtgaaatttattttaaaaaaaacaaataacagacacgtcacaactttcctcccaataaatagtttcttaacatttgcaaactttcctaatcagacacgtcacaaatgggcaggtactgatatcacgttaccaaacaataaaaccctatttacatagaaatcagttcaaaaatcctaactttcctaaacttttacctttccttgataacaaccAATATTTCGTATGTTTTTcacctattgaaggaaatcacccctccatcgatattagcatttttttgaactgagatctccgggttatgattttgtttgcgattctttccaattgtgacaTCTCCTTCCACTCCGGCACCTTCTCGCATaaacacctccaccacagccaggtGACACCGCCCCAGACCTCCTGCCTCTTCACACCTTCTTCGTCACCTCCTTCTCGTACTCTATTAACAATCCTTCTGCCACATTTGTCCATGGTGGTGTCGAGGGTATGGCGCAGCAGCGTACCAGCGGTAGAGCAGCACATAGCAGCAGGAAGCAACACGCAGCAGGCGAGGCGAGCGGTCGACGGTGGAGGGTAGAGATGCGGCTGGCGTGGCTGAGGGGCGGCtcgtaatgtctactacacaacatttcttcttgtagacgttgttgggcctccaagtgcagaggtttgtagcacaatagcaaatttccctcaagtggatgacctaaggtttatcaatccgtaggaggtgtaggatgaagatggtctctctcaagcaaccctacaaccaaataacaaagagtctcttgtgtcatcaacacacccaatacaatggtaaattgtataggtgcactagttcgtcgaagagatggtaatacaagtgcaatatggatagtagataataatttttgtaatctgaaaatataaaaacagcaaggtaactaatgataaaagtaagcgtaaacggtattgcaatgcgtggaaataaggcctagggttcatactttcactagtgtaagtcctctcaataataataacataattggatcacataactatccctcaacatgcaataaagagtcactccaaagtcactaatagcggagagcaaacgaagagattatggtagggtacgaaaccacctcaaagttattctttccaatcaaatccgttgggctatttctataagtgtcacaaacagccctagagtccgtactagaataacaccttaagatacaaacagGGCCATTGAGAGGCCTGTGCGAGCTGTGCGCTCGCACAGGGCCCCCAAAATCCAGGGCCCCCAATTCGGGTCTACATATGTGTACGTATTAGTCTGAAAAAAATCAGGTTTGGGCCAATGTTGCCTCTGTCGCTCCCGTTTGGGCTTGGTCCACTCAAGCCATACGCAGTAACTTGGATTATCGACCAAAACAAAATCTCATCGCTCGGATCCATCCGATTGATAGACGAAACGACAGCCGCAACGATGTATGTTCCGTGACTTCTGCCGTTTCGTTCCCTAATCCCTTCGCTTCCCATCCTTTTCGCTTCGACTGATGAATCGGCGGCTCGGCGGTGACCTCCTTGCAGCCACGGGACAGCCCGATGCGGAACTACACGGTAGCTGCGAGCGCCGGCCGCCGCCAAGCCCGCCAACACTGCCGTAGTGCCGCCAAACAGAAGGCCAACTGGTGCCGCCCTTTTCTCTAACTAATTCCGATAAACTGAGCTGCAAATTTGTATAACAGTTTACTAGTTACTATAGTAATATGTTTTGGAACAATTTTTGTCGGTCACAGATTCAAGATTTTCAATAGCTCCTCTTCCAAGTCCTAAATCAAGGTTCTATGTTTTTCCATTCCAACTATCTATCCAAGTTACAAGCCTATAAGTCATGGAGCTCATCAGTTCAAATTCGTTGATATGATTTTTGTTTGATTCATAAACAGAAACAATTATGCATCCTAGGTCTAGAAGAAAGTATTTGGTTAACAATTCCTGTAATTGTTGCATCCGCGGAAAGGAGCTTTTCTAAAATCAAGTTCTTGAAGTCCTACTTACATTCTACTATGACACGAGAAATACTTAATGGTTTGGAGAAACTAGCActtggaaatgatgtgttggagaaGATTGATTATGAAGATATAATTGAAGATTACATATCAATGAACGCGAGACAGATGACACTCTTAAATAGAGCATGAGGTCAGTTTCTtggttttggtattttgtgttgatACTTGAGAATTTCCTAAACATTGTACGAAATAACATAAATTTGAATTATATAATCATGTGATTATGCTTGagttatattatatgttttttaaTGTTAGGGGCCTCATTTTGCTTTTCGCACCGGGGCCCCGAATTCCTGGAGACGGCCctggatacaaatcaaccaaaaccctaatgtcacctagatactccaatgtcacctcaagtattcgtgggcatgattatacgatatgcatcacacaatcttagattcatctattcaaccaacacaaaggacctcaaagagtgccccaaa from Triticum dicoccoides isolate Atlit2015 ecotype Zavitan chromosome 6A, WEW_v2.0, whole genome shotgun sequence encodes:
- the LOC119317159 gene encoding RNA-binding protein 42-like — encoded protein: MSTQSISPASVSAQFPYPATAAAAAPSYFPVPFHLQTSQYPTWPTVAPAQPAPAYNAVYPMPQVQQAQQLFQRDSQIISPEALATVKAAIADNDKDKKVEANKKAVPRKAAGQCWEDPTLADWPENDFRLFCGDLGNEVNDDVLTKTFSKYPSFNMAKVIRDKSTGKTKGYGFVSFANASDLAAALKDMNGKYVGNRPIKLRKSTWKSRIDYEALLKPKTRPQKKLKVQPRSVLHK
- the LOC119317160 gene encoding glycolipid transfer protein 1-like is translated as MAETVFAPCLEGMKHVRSDSGVMLAKPFLDVCKQILPVLDKFGAAMAIVKSDIGGNITRLENKYSSDPTKYEHLYTMVQEEVEKKTAKGSSSCTNGLLWLTRAMDFLVELFRNLLDHPDWTMSQACTDSYTKTLKKWHGWLASSSFTVAMKLAPNKDKFMEVISGTGDIKADIEKFCTTFYPFLKENHDFLASVGLDDMKAS